The following DNA comes from Miscanthus floridulus cultivar M001 chromosome 5, ASM1932011v1, whole genome shotgun sequence.
TTTTTGTACACATCTATGGAGATATCGGACCATGTTAGTTATTATTCATGCCTAAATTCATGGAAGTTAACACTTCTGAGCCAAATTAATTGGTAAAAGTTTCTTAGCTTACTTTGATATCTATGACTGACTAAGCTGAACCTGTACTCAGTTTTCCATATAACCCATAATCCCTAGTCGATGCTTTACAAATAAGAACTACATAATTGTTGTGTGTGTGTTTTCATCGTAAATTTGTCTTTTTCAATATTTTGCTAGCATTTAAACGAAGTATCCCTTGATTTTTCCTATTACGCAGACTAATTACTGCTAGCCCTTTCTCTGACAGCTACTTATTTTGTTCTGTTATCTGCTGTTGCCCCATTCCTATTGTAGTGTTTCTTCTTATCAGTCTTCTTGTTGTAGTGTTTCCTCTGAATTCTGATTGGTATTCATACAGAGAAAACCACCAGTATTGTGGTGATATAAGTCTAGGAGCAAACAGAGGTTCTTTTTCTCCGCGTAGATTAGTTTTATTTACTCACTAAATACAGTTTATGTGTTATTTCAGGCAGTGGAAAATTTTCAGTTCCGTTGTGGGAAAAGAAATTTTGCAGTGATGCTTGTGCTATCCCCTGGGCTAAACTGTGTGAGACCAAGAGATTGATGTCTCTGTACAAAAGTGTGGTTGATTGGGATGACTCAGCTGCATTAGAAGCCTTCAATGATGCAAAAGCGCGCTTCTGTGCTGTATATCATGGTCAACATTATGATATCCCTTTGCCTGACCCAAACATGTTTATCGATATAGTCAACCCAGATGAATATGTTGATCCTGAATTGGTGGCTGATCTGGAGAAATCACGTCGTTGTGTTCCCAGAAAAGATAATGGTGTTCCTGATGTCTGGGACTCTTTTATTTTCTCTGACAAGCCAGTTCCAGTTACAGGATGGGGTGACACGGAGACCAGCTTCACTCATGGCCAGCAGCTCTCTGCAAACTGGGACAATCAGTTAAAACACACAGTTGAAGCAAATAAGCAGATGTCGGCAAATTGGGATTATTCTGTCAAGCAACCTGCTCAAACAATTGATCAGCAAAACTCAGGGAACTGGGAAGTGTATGAGGAACAGCAGGATCAAACCAGCAGCTGGGGGGAGCAGACGAATCCTTGCATTACCAACTGGATCATGAGGGATGGCTCCCAGGGTGCTTGGAAGCATGATTACAGCTGGGCTCCTGCAGCTATTCAGACTGATCCATGGGACAACCATCAAGGTAGCTATGAGGTGCCTGACAGCCAGGGTGTGTCATATGGACACTGGACTCACTGGAGAAGGCGAAACAATGACTTGGgtagaagaaacaccaggaataGAGGAGGCCCCATCAGCTCAAAGCCAATGAAATCAAAGTACCAAACGGATGAACACAATGGTGCAAACAATGGTTGGAGGAACTGCCGAGTAAGGAATGACATGCATTATTACTCCTATGAGCAAGCTGATTATACCAAGCATTCATTAGCTATGTGAGTAAGAAGCTAGGGGGCTATGTGAGTAAGAAGCTAAGGGGCTTACGGCATTTAGAGAAGACAAGTGCCCCTCTCTGCCGCCCACTATGCTTTGGAGGTGTCAGCAGTTTTACACCAACAATAGTAATGGTGGACATCTTCAGATGAGGTAGAGTAGAGTTAGTAGATCATCTGTAGGTTATGTTCCCCCTACCCCTAGTCCCCTTAAGCTGCTGTAGATAGTACTAATTATCAGCCTAATGATTGTTTTGTTTAGCCATTAGCGGCCGTTGTTTGTGTATTTATCTGTCTCGATATCTGTAGTTTGCAGATGACTGCCCACTACGCTTAGTTTTGTTGCAGCAGTGAGAATAAGGATGGTGCTACTTTAATTTACATCTTCTGTGGTTATAAGAACAAATGTTTTGACTGATTTGTATGTTGGTGTCGAATGGCACGAGTAGAAGCTTATATCCTCTACATGGTATTGTGATTTTCTCTTTGTACCAATTTCCTGTGGCTCTGTGTTCTGAAGAAACGGCCATGTTCAACGCCTGCAGATTGTGTAGTTCAATTGAGAAGCTGCTAGTCGTATTTAAGTATATAAGATGCTGTGTCCCTTGGTTTGGCACATGCTATGCTTGCTTATAATGCCAACTACCAACGTTTTCCTATCGGTTTgagttttttttctcgaacaccgaTCGGTTTGAGTTGAATTAGTCGTTTGCAAGGTATCGGGAGAGCATTGTTTCGAGAGGCACGTGTAATGGTGTGTCTCTGTGAATAGTTGCTACACACAAGTTGGACGAAGACATGTTTTATGTCatgtttgtagagattgatggGATTTACAACTTTGTAACTAACAGATTTGTTATTTGGAATTCGTGACAATCTATGGAATTGCTATCCTTCAGGTGCCAAATAAAAAACAGATGCTAGCTGGTCTCACATCTATGATTAACATACAGAGGATGGTTAATTAGCACTGGTTTGTATGTACGACAGCCTTTGTTGTTAACCGTGTTATTTGATTGCTAATAACGTGTTGCCCTTGCAACTTGATTAGCTCTATATAATTGCTTGCAGCCGGCCGTTGACTAATGGCTCTTAGAGGGACGTGGTCCAGGTTCTCTAGTTGAATGCTCTGCAGGTTGTTAACTCAATGCATGAATCTGCAGCTTCGGTCCATTACAATTGTGATAATGAAATTAAATTCATCCACAGGGTCAGATAAACTAATATGGCATCACTAACTAATACATATAGTAGAGTAGTAGTTGGCAAGAATGCGTATAAACTAGACTCCGACACATTGGTTCTTCAGCGCAAAGTTCTTGGCAGCTGCGAGACTTTTTAGAAAGGCGGCTAGAGTTTTGCCGGATTTTTATTAGTCgaggaaaaaaaaacaagaaaaaaggaTTACAAACAACAACGGGGGAACAATCTCACCGTCACCACTGCACCCCGGCCGACTTCCCAACTAGACGCCCACCTAGGCAACAAACTACAGACTAGCCCCCCACACTGAAACTGAAGAAAAACATGAAAATAACTAGACCCGCCGGTCAGCGACCAAGCACGACTCCAAGAGctgatactactactactcttgtTGGGATCCAACATGAACCCTGGTGCCAACTGGTACTAGGTGTGCGTCGTAGTCGACTGAACTTGTTTGTTAATACCAAATCTTAAGGTTAGAAGTTAATACCAAATCAGGTAAAATGGACTGGTTCTCTCACCGGGTAACGGGCCACTGTGTACGGACGGGGCatggggttcgggggttttctcgggcTGGGTGAGAAGTCCTCTACCTTAAGCTAAATAGCTCGAGGTGTCTACCCCGCAGCCCGAATTTTTTAAGGTTAGAGGTCAATTAATATGGCATCAGTAAGTAGAACTGGGTAAGATATTCTTCAACTTGATCTATTTCTTAAGGTTAGAGGTTAATTAGCTCATCTAGGTTCTCCCTTTTCAAAATCAGTGTTATTTCGAATTCCCTGGTTGATAACAAACAATTTAACTTCGACCTGTTCATAAACTGATTTAGACAGAACAAGCCATTAACTTGCTGATTTTGATAAGCAAAAGATGGAACAGAAAAACTTGACCAAGGTAACAACTCGTGTGCACACAGAGTGCAGAGCAGATGAGATTGAAGCCACAGATAGAAGAGGCCATCATGAAACTGTGTGGCAACTCCACACCCCTTCCCAGAAGCATGGTGATCGCGGACCTTGGCTGCTCTCGTGGCCCCAGCGCACTCACCTAGGTCTCTGCTGCTGTCGATGCCATTCATCGCCAGTGTCTTGAACTCCAACAGCCACCGCCTGAGCTGAGCCTGCTCCTCAACGATCTTCCCAGCAATGATTTCAACACTCAAGCACTTGGTAGCGTTCCAAGAAAGGAAAAACATTGACAAGGGTGAGCACGGTTTCTCACCATTTGTCATGACTAGTATTGTGCCTGGGTCCTTCTATGGAAGACTGCTCACTACTGGATCGGTGCATCTTGTTCTTTCATCAAATAGCTTGCACTGGCTTTCAAAGGTAGTATCCACACTTTTGTTCCTACAAACTTAATCACACGTATTCTCTGTTCCGTTACGGTAGTATCAACTACTTTTATTTAAGCTTAATGTTTAAGATGCGGTAACTGGTAGGTACCTGAAGACCTACTGAAGAATGGCATTCAGATGTACCATAGCGACGAGCAACTATGGCGGAAAACACGGCCCGTTGTGCTTGATGCTTATGCCCGGTAATTTAGGAAGGACCTCCTTTTGTTCTTGGAGTGCAGGGCGCAGGAGATGGTTCCTGAAGGAAGGTTGATTGTTTCCTTGACTGGAACACAATCTCCGGCTTCAGCCAGCGATGGATCAGCTCAACAAATATGGGAGTTCATAGCCCGTATCTTAGACGACAAGGCATCAAGGGTATGAATTTGCTGGTTTATATATCCTAAAGGATGTTTGGACCTCGCTACAGGAAAATTCAATTCGATGTTTCATTATTCCTAAGTTTCTTGCTGCAGGGTGTGCTTGATAAGCAAAAATTGAAGGCTTTCTACATACCATTATATTCGCCGTCTGAGAAAGAAGTAAAGGAGATAATAGAAGAGCAGGGATCTTTCTCCATTAATGAAATTCAAGTTCATGACAGTATAGCTGGTGTGAACAAAGCAGTGATCAGCCCCAAGATGATGGCATATGCGCTTAGGGCTGGGATTGAGCCAATAATACTGGACCATTTTGGCTCGTCGGGAGATCTTATGGATGAATTTGTCAACACAGCAGAGAAGTTCATCAGTCAAGCTCTCTTACAAAATGAACTTACCAAGAATCCTAGGGTTTTCCTTGCTCTTTCTcttgaaaggcagagttgatgacTAATTCAACGGTTTTCCATTTGTGTTGATTTCAAGATTTACTTATCTGGCTACAAAAATTGAGGGGGTTATCACATGTTAATAATAATGACTTCATTATACAAACAGGCTGTCGGTAAAAAATTGTGCGGTGTCGTGGCATGGCGAATTATGTCAATTTTTTACTACTAGCTTAAAGTTATGGGTTAAACTGTTCATTGCATGGAACTAAGATACACTTTGTTTGCGATGCTAAAGCTATGCACTCGTTTGTCTTTACGATGTTATTATCTTATACAACAGGCAAAAAAACATTAAATATAAGGGCGTACCCAGTACAGAGAGCTCtcactctgtgcggggtctggggaagggtgttagtggcaagtcttaccatcgcctgtgcaatgcgaggagaccgtgattcgaacccgggaccttccggtcacatgcggcaagactctaccgcttgcaccaggcccgtgaaatgatcaagatgcccaagagagggttgaattgggctaattctaaatttctttgcaataattaagtcctatagttagcccaattaaccccttgtgtctagaaagtgtttttattgatcttccgcacaaaagtttagcaacctaagttctaattctactctagcatggcaattttataaatgtaaatgacaagaattgaattgctcaaagtaaatgctcaaagtaaagtgagaaggaggaacgcggcgatgttttgccgatgtatcaaagagtcaccactccccactagtcctcgttggagcacccgcgcaagggtgtagctcctccttgatccgcgcaaggatcaagtgctctctacgggttgattttcgacactccgtcgcggtgaatcacccacaaccgctcacaacttgagttgggtcatccacaagctccgccggttgatcaccaagctcccaatcaccaccaagccgtctaggtgatggcgatcaccaagagtaacaagcatgaactctcacttgaccacgacaagcctaatga
Coding sequences within:
- the LOC136453158 gene encoding uncharacterized protein, whose protein sequence is MTERRPIYREPGKPRRPPRSQGSGKFSVPLWEKKFCSDACAIPWAKLCETKRLMSLYKSVVDWDDSAALEAFNDAKARFCAVYHGQHYDIPLPDPNMFIDIVNPDEYVDPELVADLEKSRRCVPRKDNGVPDVWDSFIFSDKPVPVTGWGDTETSFTHGQQLSANWDNQLKHTVEANKQMSANWDYSVKQPAQTIDQQNSGNWEVYEEQQDQTSSWGEQTNPCITNWIMRDGSQGAWKHDYSWAPAAIQTDPWDNHQGSYEVPDSQGVSYGHWTHWRRRNNDLGRRNTRNRGGPISSKPMKSKYQTDEHNGANNGWRNCRVRNDMHYYSYEQADYTKHSLAM